The nucleotide sequence TATCTGTCAACGGTGCGAACAGGAAATGGTCAATACCGATGTACAGGATGAAAAGTATCCATTTTTTATTCATCAAATGAGACGCATTTGGTTGCGAAAAGATGCGTGAAGAAAGAAGGCATCGGTGCATTCCGGTGTCTTTTTTTTGCTGGACTCATGCATGTCCAAATCATGCTAAAATAGGGGAATAAAAATAAAGGACGTGAGTCGCGCGTGTTGGAGAGAGATGTTGAATTTCGGGAGCGACAAAAGCGTGCGCCCCTTTATGAACAGCTTGAACGGCACGCCAAGCATCGGCCGCATCCGTTTCATGTGCCAGGACATAAAATGGGTCACAGCTTTGACAACCATGCGAAAAATCGCTTTCAAGACATCTTGGTGCTGGACGTAACGGAAATTAGCGGGACAGATGACCTGCATCAGCCACAAGGTGTCATTGCAGAAGCGCAGGCTTTGGCGGCGCAAGCCTTCCATGCGGAACAGACCAAGTTTTTGATCGGAGGAAGTACAGTAGGAAATATCGCTCTCATCATGACGGTATGCAGACCGGGCGACAAGATTCTCGTACAACGCAATTGCCATAAGTCTGTATTCAACGGCATTATGATGGCGAGAGCAACCCCGATCTTTTTAGTACCTGCAGTCGATCTGGCAACAGGAGTCGCTGCGGGTGTAAGGCGCGAAGATGTAGAGCGTGCGCTGCTTGCACACCCCGATGCCAAGGCCGTTTTTTTGACGAATCCGACCTATTATGGAATGGGTATCGATTTGGCGAAAATGGCGGCGACGGTCCATCG is from Brevibacillus brevis and encodes:
- a CDS encoding sigma factor G inhibitor Gin — translated: MEKVAQRCIVCEQEQNDGIAICEQFICQRCEQEMVNTDVQDEKYPFFIHQMRRIWLRKDA